The Flavobacterium sp. M31R6 nucleotide sequence AGTAAATACTTTCTTGAGTTCCAAAGGTTCTCCAACCGTAATTCCGGCCGAAGTAATTCGTGCCACCGAAGAAGAGAAACAATATCAAATTACTATGCTAGATAATTTACATCAGTGTCATGCCGCTTTGGTTAAAGAACATTTGAATACCCTACAGGAAGCTGCTATCAAAGGCGAAAACCTATTTGGACATTTGATGGAAGCAACTAAAGTTTGTTCTTTGGGACAAATCACCGAAGCATTGTTTGAAGTTGGTGGTCAGTATAGAAGAAATATGTAAAATAAGCACATACTTTTTGTCTTTCGCAAAAGCGTATAATTATTATTAAAAATCAAAAAGATTCTTCAAAAATGAAGAGTCTTTTTTTTGGTTTTATTTTTATAAATTCGTGCTATGAAAAACACTCTTTTATGTCTTTTTATACTTCTCATTAGCATTTGTAGTTATTCACAAGAGAAACAATTGTTGCCAAAAGGAGTAATTGTTGATTCGGTTAAAATAGCAAATACAGCTAATGAGTCCTATGCCGTTTATTTGCCAAAGCAATACAGGAGAGAGGTGCCTTCTGCGATTGTTTTTATTTTTGATCCAGGAGGAAGAGGGAAAGTTGGGATTGAACCTTTTATTTTGGCTGCAGAAACGTATAAATATATTTTGGTATGTTCCAATAATTCGAAAAATGGACCAACTGATCTGAATTTAGAAATTGCAAATCGTCTGTTTGAAAGTGTGTCAACTGAATTTAATTTAAATCCTTCAGAGCTTTACATTTCAGGCTTTTCAGGAGGTGCAAGATTAGCGGGCAGTATGGCTGTTTCTTCGGTTGCTTTTCAGGGAGTAATTGCTTGTGGAGCTTCTTTTAATGAAATGGATAAGTTCGCTTTGCAAGATGCCAGTTTCTCGTATGTGGGTATGGTAGGTGACAAGGATATGAATTATCAGGAAATGGTTCGAAATGAAGAGTGGTTGAACAAAATGATGGTAAAAAATACTTTGTTTGTTAGCCATCAAGGTCATGCTTGGCCATCGCAAAAAGAAATGCTTCGTGCTTTTGATTGGTTAGAAATACAGGCTTTTAAAAATAGCATTAGAAAATCCAACGAAACTACCATTAAAAGAATCTATGATGAGAATTTAAAAATAGCCGATAGTTTAAAAGGAAATAATGAGATGATTACGGCTATTGCTGAGTATGATAGATGTTGTGCTATTTATGATAGTAAGGATGAAAAAATAAAAACGATTATTGAGTCAATAAAAAAATCCAAAGAATATAAAGCTCAGATTGCAAAAAGAGATGAAATATCAGTTTTAGAAAATGAAATTACCAATTCACTTTTAAATCAATTTGATAAAGAATTGGAAGTTGCAAAAAGTGATGATGATTTTAAATTTTGGAAAACAGAATTAAAAAAGCTCGATGAGAGAAAAGCAAAGAGCAAAGATATTGCAATTAAAAATATGGTTGATAGGATACAATCTATGACCAGAGCATTGGTTTATGAAACAGCCAATGAAAGTAAAAGAAATTTTAAAAATGATAAATTGCTTTATTGTGAGGAATTGAAAAAAGTAATTCAATTGTATGATAAAAAATAATGGTTTTGAGTCAGGTTTGATAGAATATAAAAAAAACAGCTCCCAAAGAAGAGCTGTTTTTAGATAATTCGAAGTTTTAGTTCTTAAATAAACTAATTCAATTAATTAGTTGTAGCTACATTTTGATTTTTCATTTTCAATTCTCCTTTGTAAACTTCAGCGACTGATTTTCTTGATAAGGTTGAAACTTCTTTTGAAATAACAATCTCATGTGTTACTTTTTTCAAATTGGTTTCAACTTCCAAAAAGTAAACACCATCAGGAAATTCTTCAAGGCTGTATGTTCTTAAAATGCCACCTTTTCCAGTTGCAACCTCAGAATAGATTACAGTATGGTCTTTATCGTAGATAGTCACATTCGCTTTTGGAATCTCATTTACAGAAAAACTAATTTCTTTACCAGTTCCTTTTTTTACATTTAGTAAAAAATCACCATCGATTGCATAACTGCTCATTGTAGTCATTGCCACTAAAACTACCAGACTTAATTTTAAAATCGTTTTCATAATACTGTTGTTTTAAATTAGTAATCAAATTTCTAATGCTAAAGTAGATTGATAATCTATTTGATTATACAACTGTTTTTTCTTATTTATGTGTTATTTTAACCTTGCGAAAACGATGTATGTTAATTTTTGATAATATAGAATTGTTTTGTGTTAAATTTGAATAGTTTTAAAAATGGGTCTAATGAAAAAAATGAGTCCAACACTTGAAATTATCACTCCTTCTTTTGGGAGTTCTTTTACTTTTTCCAGATATGTTGAGAACGCCAATTGCAAATCGGATCTCTGGCATTACCATCCCGAAATTGAATTGGTTTTTGTCAATGGAGGTTCCGGGAAAAGGCAAATAGGAAGTCATATATCCTATTATTCAGATGGTGATCTAGTTCTTATCGGAAGCAATTTGCCTCATTGTGGATTTACAAACGAGCAAACTGGTAATAAGAATGAAACGGTAATCCAGATGCGTCCAGATTTTTTGGGAAATGATTTTCTGGAAATTCCGGAATTAAAAAATATTCAGCATCTTTTGCATAAAGCAAAAGGAGGTATTGCTTTTGGCCCCGAAACCAAGAAGTTAATTGCGGGCTTGATGGAAGATATGGAAAAGCAATCGGGTTTTGATCGGTTGTTAAGGATAATCCGTGTTTTGAATACTTTGGAAACCAATAATGAATATACTATTTTGAATGCTGATGGTTTTACCATGGAAATGCAGGTTCAGGACAATGATAGAATTAATGTAGTTTTTAATCATGTTAAAGACCATTTTCAGGAGCCTATTCAGCTTGATACTGTTTCAAATATGGTGAGCATGACGACTCCTTCATTTTGCAGGTATTTCAAAAAAATCACCAATAAAACATTTACCACTTTTGTAAATGATTATCGTTTGGTTCACGCTTCAAAACTCTTGTCTGAGAATACGAAAAGTATTACTGAAATTTGCTATGAAAGTGGGTTTAATAATTTTAGTCATTTTAATAAGTCATTTAAAGCATTTACGGGCAAAAGTGCTTCCCAATACAGACATGAATTGAAGTCTTATATGGAGTGATTTTGAGCTCATGGTTTGTTTGTTTTATATTACAAAAACAAATCAATTTAAGTGTAATTATTTGTATATTAATATTTTGTTGTTTTTTGTTCTCTAATCAAATAAAGAGTGTTCTGTTATTGCTTTTGGAAATTGTATATTTACATTTCATCCAAAAAAAGGAATAATATGAAAAATTTACGAATACTGTTTATTGCATTTTTATTTGGCAATACGATTTTGTCTTTTGCTTCTACAGTAGACACTTTGCAAATTCCAAGTGCTGCTATGAGTAAAACCTATAAAGCAGCTGTAGTCTTGCCTAATTCGTATGCAAAAGGGAAAGCTGTTTATCCAGTGCTTTATCTTTTACATGGTGCTTATGGGCATTTTTCGGATTGGTTATCAAGTACGCCCAATAAAAATACAGTTAAAAATTTAGCCGATCAATATAATATTATAATAGTGATGCCAGAAGGGGAGACATTCAGTTTCTATCTTAATAGTCCAGTAAATAAAGGCAGTCAGTTTGAAACTTATATAACTGAAGAAGTAATTCAAAAGATTGACAAAACGTATCGAACGGTAAATGATAAAAAGGGACGTGTCATTGCAGGGCTTTCTATGGGAGGACATGGTGCTTTGTCTCTTTCTGCCAAACATCCCGAATTGTTTTGTGCTGCAGGAAGTATGAGTGGAGCTGTAGATATGGGAACAATGTTAGGTCGGGAGCCAAATGATCAAGTTATAAAGTTAATGCAGCCTGTTTTTGGCGATCAAAGCAATAATCCTGATCTATATGCACAAAACGCAGTAATGGGAATGGTTGATAAAATTAAAGTCAATAAACTAGCGTTAATTATTGATTGTGGTGTAGATGATTTTCTTATTGAACCCAATAGAGAATTGCATAGAAGATTAGTGTATGCCAAGGTTTCTCATGACTATACTGAACGTCCAGGAGCACATACTTGGGAATATTGGGAAAATGCATTACCTTATCAAGTCTTGTTTTTTAGTAAAATATTAAAAAATAATGGAGTTCTAATTAATTAAACAATGATTAAGAATAGAGAAAGAGCTTTTCGGTTAGAAGAGCTCTTTTTCTATGAATTTTATTTTTAAAGTGTTTATTTTTAATTTGATACAAACAATTGTACTGGAGAAGGAATGAATTTTTAATAATGAATTTAGGTGTTTTCGCCCATTATTGTTTGTGTAAAACAAAAACTTTTAAATTATTTTTAATAATATTATAAAAAATAATTTTTTTTTGGCTCGATTTTTGAAATACCTTTATAGAACTTTAAATATATAAAAAATGAAAAAAATAATTACACTTTTGGCAGTTATAGGGATGTTTGGTTTTCAGGGATGTACTGGACCAGAAGGACCTCCTGGAGTTCCAGGACAAGATGGACAGGATGGATTGATAGCGGAAGTATTTGAACTTAAAAATGTTAATTTTGTTAATGACCCATTGGATAGCCCAGATTTAGGTTATTATATTTATCGAAAATTGGATCCTAAAATATTAGATTCAGATCAAATTTTAATTTATAGATTGGCTGGGACAATTGATGCCAATACTCCAATATGGCAATTGATTCCAAGGACTTTATTTTTGCAGCAAGGAGAGTTGGACTATGATTTTGATTTTAGCAAGGAGGATTTTAGTATATATGCTGGAGGTACTTATAATTTATCGTTAACTCCGCAGTATCTAAATAATCAAACTTTTAGAATTGTAATTTTGCCAGGTTATTTTTCAACTTTAATTGATAAAAATAATTACAATGCTGTAATAAGTGCTCTGAATATAAACGAAAGTCAAATTAAGAAAATTGATTTGCAATAGTAAACTTTGTAAGCATAAAAAAAGGAAATCTCTCGATTTCCTTTTTTTATGCTCTTAATTTGAAAGAGCATTTCCGTTTTATAAAATCAAGAATATAAAATTTAAATTTTTATATATCTAATGTCAAAACTGCTTAAAAGCGGGGCTTATTTAGTTTCTGAAATGTTTTCTTTTTTACTAATTTGAATAGAAACAATTACACCGATAACAAGTGTCAAAGCAATAAATGACAATGAAGCCCATTCAGGAATTTCGATGTAATCATGCAATAACATTTTTAATCCCACAAAACTCAAAATAGCAATCAAGCTATATTCCAGATGACTAAATTTCTCTAGCATATTGGCAAGGAAAAAGTACAAAGAGCGCAATCCTAATATCGCAAAAATATTGGAGCTAAATACTAAAAAGGGATCGGAAGTGATAGCTAAAATAGCCGGGACACTATCTACCGCAAAAATTACATCCATTACTTCGATGACTATTAATGCCACGAATAATGGAGTAGCAGCATTCCCTCTTTCTGTTTTTATGAAAAAATGATCTTTTTCGGTATGGGTAGAAATAGGAATTATCTTTCCTAGGATTTTATAGATTAAAGATTTTTTAGGATTAAACTCTTCTTCATCCTTGGTAAATAGCATTTTT carries:
- a CDS encoding secretion protein codes for the protein MKTILKLSLVVLVAMTTMSSYAIDGDFLLNVKKGTGKEISFSVNEIPKANVTIYDKDHTVIYSEVATGKGGILRTYSLEEFPDGVYFLEVETNLKKVTHEIVISKEVSTLSRKSVAEVYKGELKMKNQNVATTN
- a CDS encoding AraC family transcriptional regulator, with product MKKMSPTLEIITPSFGSSFTFSRYVENANCKSDLWHYHPEIELVFVNGGSGKRQIGSHISYYSDGDLVLIGSNLPHCGFTNEQTGNKNETVIQMRPDFLGNDFLEIPELKNIQHLLHKAKGGIAFGPETKKLIAGLMEDMEKQSGFDRLLRIIRVLNTLETNNEYTILNADGFTMEMQVQDNDRINVVFNHVKDHFQEPIQLDTVSNMVSMTTPSFCRYFKKITNKTFTTFVNDYRLVHASKLLSENTKSITEICYESGFNNFSHFNKSFKAFTGKSASQYRHELKSYME
- a CDS encoding alpha/beta hydrolase family protein, whose amino-acid sequence is MKNLRILFIAFLFGNTILSFASTVDTLQIPSAAMSKTYKAAVVLPNSYAKGKAVYPVLYLLHGAYGHFSDWLSSTPNKNTVKNLADQYNIIIVMPEGETFSFYLNSPVNKGSQFETYITEEVIQKIDKTYRTVNDKKGRVIAGLSMGGHGALSLSAKHPELFCAAGSMSGAVDMGTMLGREPNDQVIKLMQPVFGDQSNNPDLYAQNAVMGMVDKIKVNKLALIIDCGVDDFLIEPNRELHRRLVYAKVSHDYTERPGAHTWEYWENALPYQVLFFSKILKNNGVLIN
- a CDS encoding TerC family protein, yielding MIVWILFIVLIFIILALDLGIFNKTPHIISTKEASKWTAIWFTLSMLFSGVVYWLYSTDYVLNPNQLKPSVAAMKFITGYLIELSLSIDNIFVIALIFASFKIQKKYQHRVLFWGILGAIVFRGLMIYFGVLLINKFTWTAYIFGAFLLFTAIKMLFTKDEEEFNPKKSLIYKILGKIIPISTHTEKDHFFIKTERGNAATPLFVALIVIEVMDVIFAVDSVPAILAITSDPFLVFSSNIFAILGLRSLYFFLANMLEKFSHLEYSLIAILSFVGLKMLLHDYIEIPEWASLSFIALTLVIGVIVSIQISKKENISETK